The Kocuria turfanensis genome contains the following window.
TGTTCCGGATCACCGAGCAGGACGTGTTCTTCGGCGGGCTGCCGTTCTTCCACGTCTTCGGCCAGACCGTGGCGCTCAACGCGGTCGTGGCCGCCGGCGCGGCGGTGACTCTGCTGCCCCGGTTCGCCCCGCGCACCGTGCTGGAGATCCTCGCCCGGGACGGCGTGACGGTGTTCGCCGGGGTGCCCAGCATGTACGTGGCGCTGCTGGAGGCCCTCGGGGAGCGGGCCGCGTCCTTCCCCGCGCTGCGGGCCGCGATCTCCGGCGGGGCCGCGCTGCCGGTCGAGGTGCTCCGGCGCTTCGAGGAGGCGTTCGGCACCCGCCTGCTCGAGGGCTACGGGCTGTCGGAGACCTCCCCGGTGGTCTGCTTCAACCGGTTCGAGGGCCCGCGCCGGCCGGGCTCGATCGGCACGGCGGTGCCCGGCGCGGACCTGCGGGTGCTGGACGACCGGGGACGGGAGCTGCCGCGCGGAGAGGTGGGGGAGCTGGCCGTGGCGGGCCGCTACGTGATGGCCGGCTACTGGCGCAACCCCGAGGCCACGGAGGCGGCGATCCGCCACGGCTGGTTCCGCACGGGCGACCTCGCCCGCGTGGACGAGGACGGCCTCCACTACATCGTGGACCGCAAGAAGGACATGGTCCTGCGCGGCGGCTACAACGTCTATCCCCGCGAGGTGGAGGAGGTGCTGTACGAGCACCCCGCCGTCGCGGAGGTCGCCGTCGTCGGCGTCCCGGACGAGGCGCAGGGGCAGGAGGTCGCGGCGTTCGTGGTGCTCACGGCCGAGGCCGCCGCGGACGGCGAGCGACTGGTGCCCGAGCTGCGGTCCTGGGTGCGGGAGCGCCTGGCGTCCTACAAGCGCCCGCGGCTCTACCGGATCGTCGGGTCCCTGCCGAAGGGGCCCACCGGCAAGATCCTCAAGCGCGAGGTGGAGCGGCTGGCCTAGCGGCCGGCGTACTCCTCGAGCACCGGGAGCAGGTCGGCGCGCTCGAAGACGCGGGAGAAGTCGACGGCGGAGTGGGCGCCGGCCGTCTGGGAGGCGCCGGCCTCGAGCAGGGCCCGGACGACGGCCTCGTTGCCCCGGAAGACGGCGCTCAGCAGCGCGGTCTGGCCGTTGTCGTTGACCCGGTCGGGGTCCGCC
Protein-coding sequences here:
- a CDS encoding long-chain-fatty-acid--CoA ligase, which translates into the protein MPNLASLLADTAARHPDRPAVVLDDRVLGYAELDGLAARTAGLLHAAGVRAGDRVALIAPNVPQMPIAYYGALRAGAVVVPLNPLLTPRELAHHFRDAEVTAVVVWEAMAEAARAALADLGLEVPVLELGAGTGQQLAAADPLPGIVERAADDMAVLLYTSGTTGRPKGAMLTHDNLLGNAAMVVDLFRITEQDVFFGGLPFFHVFGQTVALNAVVAAGAAVTLLPRFAPRTVLEILARDGVTVFAGVPSMYVALLEALGERAASFPALRAAISGGAALPVEVLRRFEEAFGTRLLEGYGLSETSPVVCFNRFEGPRRPGSIGTAVPGADLRVLDDRGRELPRGEVGELAVAGRYVMAGYWRNPEATEAAIRHGWFRTGDLARVDEDGLHYIVDRKKDMVLRGGYNVYPREVEEVLYEHPAVAEVAVVGVPDEAQGQEVAAFVVLTAEAAADGERLVPELRSWVRERLASYKRPRLYRIVGSLPKGPTGKILKREVERLA